The following coding sequences are from one Coffea arabica cultivar ET-39 chromosome 11e, Coffea Arabica ET-39 HiFi, whole genome shotgun sequence window:
- the LOC140021221 gene encoding uncharacterized protein, translated as MKEVIRDVTQVQFVNNYNRNAPNNPYSNTYNPGWKNHPNFGWKDQGNQQRPTNPPGFQPRQPQAETKPSWEIAVEKLAKVTSDRFERVEGRLDQLAGMYRNLEVQIGQIANVINNRNPGELPSKTEVNPREHVNAIILRSGKTVEGFDFENSGGEKDKKQAIEGEQESQNDHVIIDIDALHPKLNSNVIPFPHRLKKDGQDREFEKFFKMFKQLHINIPFIDAITQIPSYARFLKDIMSKKRKIVDNEMIALTEECSALIKNKLPPKLKDPGSFSIPCTIGQLHFSNALCDLGASVSLMPLSVARRLGLQELKATNITLQLADRSITRPMGILENVLIKVRQSIIPVDFVVLDIEEDVRMPIILGRPFLATARTIIDVEKGKLILRVNGEELEFNLDNKEGNIEPTALVSNMPYDEKVNQERTEEVKFINVLGTNFHGVGTKEEKIRMEGWQLKARMTN; from the exons atgaAAGAGGTAATACGAGACGTCACGCAG gtacaatttgtcaataattacaacCGAAATGCTCCAAATAATCCCTACTCGAATACTTACAATCCGGGGTggaaaaatcatccaaactttggatggaaAGATCAAGGCAATCAACAAAGGCCAACCAATCCGCCGGGATTTCAACCAAGGCAACCACAGGCTGAAACTAAACCAAGTTGGGAGATCGCGGTGGAAAAACTTGCTAAGGTGACTTCGGATAGATTTGAGCGAGTTGAGGGGCGGTTGGACCAATTAGCTGGGATGTACAGAAACTTGGAGgttcaaattggtcaaattgccaATGTGATCAACAATAGAAACCCTGGTGAATTACCAAGTAAAACCGAAGTGAATCCGAGAGAGCATGTCAATGCAATCATTCTTAGAAGCGGTAAAACGGTTGAGGGATTCGATTTTGAAAATTCAGGTGGTGAAAAAGACAAGAAGCAAGCAATTGAAGGGGAGCAAGAAAGTCAAAATGATCATGTTATCATTGATATTGATGCACTTCATCCCAAATTAAATTCTAATGTGATACCTTTTCCTCACAGGTTGAAGAAAGATGGACAGGATCGGGAGTTtgaaaagttcttcaaaatgtttaaacaattgcacattaacattcctttcaTTGATGCTATAACACAAATTCCCTCTTATGCACGTTTCTTGAAAGACATCATgtcaaagaagaggaaaattgtAGATAATGAGATGATAGCATTAACGGAAGAGTGTAGTGCATTGATTAAGAATAAACTCCCTCCTAAATTGAAAGATCCGGGAAGTTTTTCTATTCCTTGCACTATTGGTCAATTACATTTTTCTAATGCTTTATGTGATTTAGGTGCAAGTGTGTCACTTATGCCGTTATCGGTTGCCCGGAGATTGGGACTTCAAGAGCTAAAAGCTACCAATATTACATTGCAATTGGCGGATCGGTCAATCACACGTCCCATGGGTATTTTGGAAAATGTGCTCATAAAGGTAAGACAATCTATAATACCTGTGGATTTTGTTGTCTTAGATATTGAAGAAGATGTGAGAatgccaattattctaggacGACCGTTTTTAGCCACTGCACGAACTATAATTGATGTAGAAAAAGGTAAGCTTATATTACGGGTTAATGGTGAGGAATTGGAATTCAATTTGGATAATAAAGAAGGGAATATAGAGCCTACTGCTCTTGTTTCTAATATGCCATATGATGAAAAGGTTAACCAAGAAAGGACCGAAGaagttaaatttataaatgtcctTGGTACTAACTTTCATGGTGTAGGAACAAAGGAGGAGAAGataaggatggaa GGTTGGCAATTGAAGGCAAGGATGACCAATTGA